One window from the genome of Balaenoptera musculus isolate JJ_BM4_2016_0621 chromosome 3, mBalMus1.pri.v3, whole genome shotgun sequence encodes:
- the HOOK2 gene encoding protein Hook homolog 2 isoform X2, whose amino-acid sequence MSVDKAELCGSLLTWLQTFHVPPPCTSPQELSSGLAVAYVLNQIDPSWFNEAWLQGISDDPGPNRRLKVNNLKTILQSLVEYSQDVLGHPILEQHLPDVSLIGEFSDPEELGKLLQLVLGCAISCEKKQEHIQRIMTLEESVQHVVMEAIQELMTKDTSDSLSPETYGNFDSQSRRYYFLSEEADEGDELRQRCLDLERQLVLLSEEKQSLVQENEVLRERVGRSEGEGATGLTAKKLLLLQSQLEQLQEENFRLESGREDERVRCAELEREVAELQQRNQELTSLAQEAQALKDEMDELRQSSERAGQLEATLSSCRRRLGELRELRRQVRQLEERNAGHAERTRQLEEELRRAGSLRAQLEAQRRQVQELQGQRQEEAMKAEKWLFECRNLEEKYELVSKEKERLLAERDSLREANEELRCAQMQPRGLTQADPSLDPTSPAVENLAAEILPAELRETLLQLQLENKRLCQQEAADRERQEELQRHLEEANRARHGLEMQHRLNQQQLSELRAQVEDLQKALQEQGGKTEDSISTLLKRKLEEHLQKLHEADLELQRKREYIEELEPPADSSTARRIEELQHNLQKKDADLRAMEERYRRYVDKARTVIQTLEPKQRPPGGALPDLHTLRTQLRERDVRIRHLEMDFEKSRSQREQEEKLLISAWYNMGMALQQRAGEERAPAHAQSFLAQQRLATNARRGPLGRLAPLNMRPSDKH is encoded by the exons ATGAGCGTGGACAAGGCCGAGCTATGCGGGTCTCTGCTCACCTGG TTGCAGACATTCCATGTACCGCCCCCCTGTACCAGCCCCCAGGAACTGAGCAGTGGCCTCGCAGTAGCCTATGTGCTGAACCAGAT AGACCCTTCCTGGTTCAACGAGGCATGGCTCCAGGGCATCTCAGACGACCCAGGTCCCAACCGGAGGTTGAAG GTCAACAATCTGAAGACAATCTTACAGAGCCTGGTGGAGTACTCCCAGGAT GTCCTGGGGCATCCCATTTTGGAGCAGCACCTTCCAGATGTGAGCCTCATTGGCGAGTTCTCAGACCCAGAAGAGCTTGGCAAGCTGCTTCAGCTGGTGCTGGGCTGTGCTATCAGTTGCGAGAAGAAGCAGG AGCACATCCAGAGAATCATGACGCTAGAGGAATCAGTTCAGCATGTGGTGATGGAAGCCATCCAGGAG ctcatGACCAAAGACACCTCTGACTCCCTGTCACCGGAAACATATGGGAACTTTGATAGCCAG TCCCGCAGGTACTACTTCCTGAGTGAGGAGGCTGACGAGGGTGATGAGCTGCGGCAGCGCTGTCTGGACCTGGAGCGGCAG CTGGTACTCCTGTCAGAGGAGAAGCAGAGCCTGGTTCAGGAAAATGAGGTGCTGAGGGAGCGGGTGGGCCGGTCCGAGGGTGAGGGCGCCACCGGCCTCACCGCCAagaagctgctgctgctgcagtccCAGCTGGAGCAGCTGCAGGAAGAGAACTTCAG gctgGAGAGCGGCAGGGAGGACGAGCGCGTGCGCTGTGCCGAGCTGGAGCGGGAGGTCGCTGAGCTGCAGCAGCGGAACCAGGAGCTGACCAGCCTGGCCCAGGAGGCACAGGCCCTGAAGGATGAGATGGATGAACTTCG gcagTCCTCAGAGCGCGCAGGGCAGCTGGAGGCCACGCTGAGCAGCTGCCGGCGCCGCCTGGGCGAGCTGCGGGAGCTGCGGCGGCAGGTGCGGCAGCTGGAGGAGCGCAACGCCGGCCACGCTGAGCGCACGCGGCAGCTGGAGGAAGAGCTGCGCCGGGCCGGCTCCCTGCGCGCCCAGCTAGAGGCGCAGCGGCGGCAG GTTCAGGAACTGCAGGGCCAGCGGCAGGAGGAGGCCATGAAGGCCGAGAAATGGCTATTTGAGTGCCGCAATCTGGAGGAAAAGTATGAGTTGGTGTCAAAGGAGAAGGAG CGGCTGCTGGCAGAGCGGGACTCCCTGCGGGAGGCCAATGAGGAGCTTCGCTGCGCCCAGATGCAGCCTCGCGGGCTGACCCAAGCCG ACCCCTCACTGGATCCCACCTCACCAGCTGTGGAAAACTTAGCAGCTGAGATCCTACCTGCGGAGCTCAG GGAGACGCTCCTGCAGCTTCAGCTGGAGAACAAGCGCCTGTGCCAGCAGGAGGCGGCCGACCGGGAACGGCAGGAGGAGCTGCAGCGCCACCTGGAGGAGGCCAACCGCGCGCGCCACGGCCTGGAGATGCAGCACCG gctGAACCAGCAGCAGCTGTCGGAGCTGCGGGCCCAGGTGGAGGACCTGCAGAAGGCCCTGCAAGAGCAAGGGGGCAAGACTGAAGAC TCCATT TCAACCCTGCTGAAGAGGAAGCTGGAGGAGCATCT GCAGAAGCTGCATGAGGCAGATCTGGAGCTGCAGCGGAAGCGCGAGTACATCGAGGAGCTAGAGCCCCCTGCCGATAGCAGCA CAGCCCGGCGTATCGAGGAGCTGCAGCACAACCTGCAGAAGAAGGACGCGGACTTGCGGGCCATGGAGGAGCGGTACCGCCGCTACGTGGACAAGGCGCGCACG GTCATACAGACCCTGGAACCCAAGCAGCGGCCACCTGGGGGGGCTCTTCCGGACCTCCACACCCTGAGGACACAGCTCCGGGAGCGGGACGTCCGCATCCGGCACCTGGAG ATGGACTTTGAGAAGAGTCGAAGTCAGCGGGAGCAGGAAGAAAAGCTGCTCATCAGTGCCTGGTATAATATG ggcaTGGCTCTGCAGCAGCGAGCCGGGGAAGAGCGGGCACCTGCCCATGCCCAGTCATTCCTGGCACAGCAGCGGCTGGCCACCAACGCTCGCCGCGGACCCCTGGGACGCCTAGCACCCCTGAACATGCGCCCCAGTGACAAGCACTGA
- the HOOK2 gene encoding protein Hook homolog 2 isoform X1 codes for MSVDKAELCGSLLTWLQTFHVPPPCTSPQELSSGLAVAYVLNQIDPSWFNEAWLQGISDDPGPNRRLKVNNLKTILQSLVEYSQDVLGHPILEQHLPDVSLIGEFSDPEELGKLLQLVLGCAISCEKKQEHIQRIMTLEESVQHVVMEAIQELMTKDTSDSLSPETYGNFDSQSRRYYFLSEEADEGDELRQRCLDLERQLVLLSEEKQSLVQENEVLRERVGRSEGEGATGLTAKKLLLLQSQLEQLQEENFRLESGREDERVRCAELEREVAELQQRNQELTSLAQEAQALKDEMDELRQSSERAGQLEATLSSCRRRLGELRELRRQVRQLEERNAGHAERTRQLEEELRRAGSLRAQLEAQRRQVQELQGQRQEEAMKAEKWLFECRNLEEKYELVSKEKERLLAERDSLREANEELRCAQMQPRGLTQADPSLDPTSPAVENLAAEILPAELRETLLQLQLENKRLCQQEAADRERQEELQRHLEEANRARHGLEMQHRLNQQQLSELRAQVEDLQKALQEQGGKTEDSISTLLKRKLEEHLQKLHEADLELQRKREYIEELEPPADSSTARRIEELQHNLQKKDADLRAMEERYRRYVDKARTVIQTLEPKQRPPGGALPDLHTLRTQLRERDVRIRHLEQMDFEKSRSQREQEEKLLISAWYNMGMALQQRAGEERAPAHAQSFLAQQRLATNARRGPLGRLAPLNMRPSDKH; via the exons ATGAGCGTGGACAAGGCCGAGCTATGCGGGTCTCTGCTCACCTGG TTGCAGACATTCCATGTACCGCCCCCCTGTACCAGCCCCCAGGAACTGAGCAGTGGCCTCGCAGTAGCCTATGTGCTGAACCAGAT AGACCCTTCCTGGTTCAACGAGGCATGGCTCCAGGGCATCTCAGACGACCCAGGTCCCAACCGGAGGTTGAAG GTCAACAATCTGAAGACAATCTTACAGAGCCTGGTGGAGTACTCCCAGGAT GTCCTGGGGCATCCCATTTTGGAGCAGCACCTTCCAGATGTGAGCCTCATTGGCGAGTTCTCAGACCCAGAAGAGCTTGGCAAGCTGCTTCAGCTGGTGCTGGGCTGTGCTATCAGTTGCGAGAAGAAGCAGG AGCACATCCAGAGAATCATGACGCTAGAGGAATCAGTTCAGCATGTGGTGATGGAAGCCATCCAGGAG ctcatGACCAAAGACACCTCTGACTCCCTGTCACCGGAAACATATGGGAACTTTGATAGCCAG TCCCGCAGGTACTACTTCCTGAGTGAGGAGGCTGACGAGGGTGATGAGCTGCGGCAGCGCTGTCTGGACCTGGAGCGGCAG CTGGTACTCCTGTCAGAGGAGAAGCAGAGCCTGGTTCAGGAAAATGAGGTGCTGAGGGAGCGGGTGGGCCGGTCCGAGGGTGAGGGCGCCACCGGCCTCACCGCCAagaagctgctgctgctgcagtccCAGCTGGAGCAGCTGCAGGAAGAGAACTTCAG gctgGAGAGCGGCAGGGAGGACGAGCGCGTGCGCTGTGCCGAGCTGGAGCGGGAGGTCGCTGAGCTGCAGCAGCGGAACCAGGAGCTGACCAGCCTGGCCCAGGAGGCACAGGCCCTGAAGGATGAGATGGATGAACTTCG gcagTCCTCAGAGCGCGCAGGGCAGCTGGAGGCCACGCTGAGCAGCTGCCGGCGCCGCCTGGGCGAGCTGCGGGAGCTGCGGCGGCAGGTGCGGCAGCTGGAGGAGCGCAACGCCGGCCACGCTGAGCGCACGCGGCAGCTGGAGGAAGAGCTGCGCCGGGCCGGCTCCCTGCGCGCCCAGCTAGAGGCGCAGCGGCGGCAG GTTCAGGAACTGCAGGGCCAGCGGCAGGAGGAGGCCATGAAGGCCGAGAAATGGCTATTTGAGTGCCGCAATCTGGAGGAAAAGTATGAGTTGGTGTCAAAGGAGAAGGAG CGGCTGCTGGCAGAGCGGGACTCCCTGCGGGAGGCCAATGAGGAGCTTCGCTGCGCCCAGATGCAGCCTCGCGGGCTGACCCAAGCCG ACCCCTCACTGGATCCCACCTCACCAGCTGTGGAAAACTTAGCAGCTGAGATCCTACCTGCGGAGCTCAG GGAGACGCTCCTGCAGCTTCAGCTGGAGAACAAGCGCCTGTGCCAGCAGGAGGCGGCCGACCGGGAACGGCAGGAGGAGCTGCAGCGCCACCTGGAGGAGGCCAACCGCGCGCGCCACGGCCTGGAGATGCAGCACCG gctGAACCAGCAGCAGCTGTCGGAGCTGCGGGCCCAGGTGGAGGACCTGCAGAAGGCCCTGCAAGAGCAAGGGGGCAAGACTGAAGAC TCCATT TCAACCCTGCTGAAGAGGAAGCTGGAGGAGCATCT GCAGAAGCTGCATGAGGCAGATCTGGAGCTGCAGCGGAAGCGCGAGTACATCGAGGAGCTAGAGCCCCCTGCCGATAGCAGCA CAGCCCGGCGTATCGAGGAGCTGCAGCACAACCTGCAGAAGAAGGACGCGGACTTGCGGGCCATGGAGGAGCGGTACCGCCGCTACGTGGACAAGGCGCGCACG GTCATACAGACCCTGGAACCCAAGCAGCGGCCACCTGGGGGGGCTCTTCCGGACCTCCACACCCTGAGGACACAGCTCCGGGAGCGGGACGTCCGCATCCGGCACCTGGAG CAGATGGACTTTGAGAAGAGTCGAAGTCAGCGGGAGCAGGAAGAAAAGCTGCTCATCAGTGCCTGGTATAATATG ggcaTGGCTCTGCAGCAGCGAGCCGGGGAAGAGCGGGCACCTGCCCATGCCCAGTCATTCCTGGCACAGCAGCGGCTGGCCACCAACGCTCGCCGCGGACCCCTGGGACGCCTAGCACCCCTGAACATGCGCCCCAGTGACAAGCACTGA
- the HOOK2 gene encoding protein Hook homolog 2 isoform X6, translated as MSVDKAELCGSLLTWLQTFHVPPPCTSPQELSSGLAVAYVLNQIDPSWFNEAWLQGISDDPGPNRRLKVNNLKTILQSLVEYSQDVLGHPILEQHLPDVSLIGEFSDPEELGKLLQLVLGCAISCEKKQEHIQRIMTLEESVQHVVMEAIQELMTKDTSDSLSPETYGNFDSQSRRYYFLSEEADEGDELRQRCLDLERQLVLLSEEKQSLVQENEVLRERVGRSEGEGATGLTAKKLLLLQSQLEQLQEENFRLESGREDERVRCAELEREVAELQQRNQELTSLAQEAQALKDEMDELRQSSERAGQLEATLSSCRRRLGELRELRRQVRQLEERNAGHAERTRQLEEELRRAGSLRAQLEAQRRQVQELQGQRQEEAMKAEKWLFECRNLEEKYELVSKEKERLLAERDSLREANEELRCAQMQPRGLTQADPSLDPTSPAVENLAAEILPAELRETLLQLQLENKRLCQQEAADRERQEELQRHLEEANRARHGLEMQHRLNQQQLSELRAQVEDLQKALQEQGGKTEDSTLLKRKLEEHLQKLHEADLELQRKREYIEELEPPADSSTRRIEELQHNLQKKDADLRAMEERYRRYVDKARTVIQTLEPKQRPPGGALPDLHTLRTQLRERDVRIRHLEQMDFEKSRSQREQEEKLLISAWYNMGMALQQRAGEERAPAHAQSFLAQQRLATNARRGPLGRLAPLNMRPSDKH; from the exons ATGAGCGTGGACAAGGCCGAGCTATGCGGGTCTCTGCTCACCTGG TTGCAGACATTCCATGTACCGCCCCCCTGTACCAGCCCCCAGGAACTGAGCAGTGGCCTCGCAGTAGCCTATGTGCTGAACCAGAT AGACCCTTCCTGGTTCAACGAGGCATGGCTCCAGGGCATCTCAGACGACCCAGGTCCCAACCGGAGGTTGAAG GTCAACAATCTGAAGACAATCTTACAGAGCCTGGTGGAGTACTCCCAGGAT GTCCTGGGGCATCCCATTTTGGAGCAGCACCTTCCAGATGTGAGCCTCATTGGCGAGTTCTCAGACCCAGAAGAGCTTGGCAAGCTGCTTCAGCTGGTGCTGGGCTGTGCTATCAGTTGCGAGAAGAAGCAGG AGCACATCCAGAGAATCATGACGCTAGAGGAATCAGTTCAGCATGTGGTGATGGAAGCCATCCAGGAG ctcatGACCAAAGACACCTCTGACTCCCTGTCACCGGAAACATATGGGAACTTTGATAGCCAG TCCCGCAGGTACTACTTCCTGAGTGAGGAGGCTGACGAGGGTGATGAGCTGCGGCAGCGCTGTCTGGACCTGGAGCGGCAG CTGGTACTCCTGTCAGAGGAGAAGCAGAGCCTGGTTCAGGAAAATGAGGTGCTGAGGGAGCGGGTGGGCCGGTCCGAGGGTGAGGGCGCCACCGGCCTCACCGCCAagaagctgctgctgctgcagtccCAGCTGGAGCAGCTGCAGGAAGAGAACTTCAG gctgGAGAGCGGCAGGGAGGACGAGCGCGTGCGCTGTGCCGAGCTGGAGCGGGAGGTCGCTGAGCTGCAGCAGCGGAACCAGGAGCTGACCAGCCTGGCCCAGGAGGCACAGGCCCTGAAGGATGAGATGGATGAACTTCG gcagTCCTCAGAGCGCGCAGGGCAGCTGGAGGCCACGCTGAGCAGCTGCCGGCGCCGCCTGGGCGAGCTGCGGGAGCTGCGGCGGCAGGTGCGGCAGCTGGAGGAGCGCAACGCCGGCCACGCTGAGCGCACGCGGCAGCTGGAGGAAGAGCTGCGCCGGGCCGGCTCCCTGCGCGCCCAGCTAGAGGCGCAGCGGCGGCAG GTTCAGGAACTGCAGGGCCAGCGGCAGGAGGAGGCCATGAAGGCCGAGAAATGGCTATTTGAGTGCCGCAATCTGGAGGAAAAGTATGAGTTGGTGTCAAAGGAGAAGGAG CGGCTGCTGGCAGAGCGGGACTCCCTGCGGGAGGCCAATGAGGAGCTTCGCTGCGCCCAGATGCAGCCTCGCGGGCTGACCCAAGCCG ACCCCTCACTGGATCCCACCTCACCAGCTGTGGAAAACTTAGCAGCTGAGATCCTACCTGCGGAGCTCAG GGAGACGCTCCTGCAGCTTCAGCTGGAGAACAAGCGCCTGTGCCAGCAGGAGGCGGCCGACCGGGAACGGCAGGAGGAGCTGCAGCGCCACCTGGAGGAGGCCAACCGCGCGCGCCACGGCCTGGAGATGCAGCACCG gctGAACCAGCAGCAGCTGTCGGAGCTGCGGGCCCAGGTGGAGGACCTGCAGAAGGCCCTGCAAGAGCAAGGGGGCAAGACTGAAGAC TCAACCCTGCTGAAGAGGAAGCTGGAGGAGCATCT GCAGAAGCTGCATGAGGCAGATCTGGAGCTGCAGCGGAAGCGCGAGTACATCGAGGAGCTAGAGCCCCCTGCCGATAGCAGCA CCCGGCGTATCGAGGAGCTGCAGCACAACCTGCAGAAGAAGGACGCGGACTTGCGGGCCATGGAGGAGCGGTACCGCCGCTACGTGGACAAGGCGCGCACG GTCATACAGACCCTGGAACCCAAGCAGCGGCCACCTGGGGGGGCTCTTCCGGACCTCCACACCCTGAGGACACAGCTCCGGGAGCGGGACGTCCGCATCCGGCACCTGGAG CAGATGGACTTTGAGAAGAGTCGAAGTCAGCGGGAGCAGGAAGAAAAGCTGCTCATCAGTGCCTGGTATAATATG ggcaTGGCTCTGCAGCAGCGAGCCGGGGAAGAGCGGGCACCTGCCCATGCCCAGTCATTCCTGGCACAGCAGCGGCTGGCCACCAACGCTCGCCGCGGACCCCTGGGACGCCTAGCACCCCTGAACATGCGCCCCAGTGACAAGCACTGA